One region of Gammaproteobacteria bacterium genomic DNA includes:
- a CDS encoding response regulator transcription factor, translating into MRIAVLEDDEHLGQLMQLWMEAAGHNAHLFTTGQEFMGAVKRDTYDLFMLDWMLPDTSGDKVLEWIREHIGWQVPVLFVTQNDSQEDIVKALEKGADDYMVKPVQPMEMLARLTALGRRVKQEVQEETVIDRSPYQLDLNTHTFSCRGEVIPLTQKEFDLALFMFQNVGRILSRAHILDSVWGRNPEINTRTVDIHISRLRKKLELSAENGWKLSGIYNHGYRLERAYSGADKSSSAEPVSAVTSSGRE; encoded by the coding sequence GTGCGAATTGCCGTTTTGGAAGACGATGAACATCTGGGTCAATTGATGCAACTTTGGATGGAAGCAGCTGGACACAATGCCCACCTGTTTACGACCGGCCAAGAATTTATGGGGGCGGTAAAGCGAGACACATACGACCTGTTTATGCTTGACTGGATGCTACCTGATACCTCCGGTGATAAAGTCCTAGAATGGATACGTGAGCATATCGGTTGGCAAGTCCCTGTCCTTTTTGTTACCCAGAATGATTCCCAGGAAGATATCGTGAAGGCGCTAGAAAAAGGCGCTGACGACTATATGGTCAAGCCGGTTCAGCCGATGGAGATGCTTGCTAGGTTGACGGCGTTAGGGCGGCGTGTGAAGCAGGAAGTGCAGGAAGAAACGGTTATAGACCGTTCTCCCTATCAGCTCGATCTCAACACGCACACATTTTCCTGCAGGGGTGAGGTTATTCCTCTCACCCAGAAGGAGTTTGATTTGGCCTTGTTTATGTTCCAAAACGTCGGTCGCATTCTTTCCCGAGCACATATTCTAGATTCCGTATGGGGAAGGAATCCAGAGATTAATACGAGAACAGTGGATATCCACATATCACGTCTGCGAAAGAAACTGGAATTGAGCGCGGAAAACGGTTGGAAGCTTAGTGGAATATATAACCATGGTTACCGCTTGGAACGAGCGTATTCGGGGGCTGACAAGTCAAGTAGTGCTGAGCCTGTTTCTGCGGTTACCAGTTCTGGTCGAGAATAA
- a CDS encoding YcgN family cysteine cluster protein, translating into MSNKFWENKSLESFTSEEWESLCDRCGKCCTLRLEDIDDGALYSTNIVCKYFALEHSQCQCYTRRSELVPDCLTLTPKLVREINWLPSTCAYLLIRDGVPLPDWHPLISGSPLSVETNGHSIREKVISEYDVHPDDIENFILDQNW; encoded by the coding sequence ATGTCAAATAAATTCTGGGAAAACAAGTCTCTCGAGTCGTTTACTTCTGAGGAATGGGAGTCGCTTTGCGATCGCTGCGGCAAGTGTTGTACCTTGCGCCTGGAAGATATTGACGATGGAGCACTGTACAGTACGAATATTGTTTGCAAATATTTCGCGTTGGAACATAGTCAATGTCAGTGCTATACCCGACGCTCAGAGCTTGTTCCTGATTGTCTTACATTGACGCCAAAACTCGTGAGAGAAATAAACTGGCTACCTAGTACTTGCGCCTATTTACTCATTCGGGACGGTGTTCCGCTGCCTGACTGGCACCCCCTTATTAGTGGATCACCATTGAGTGTAGAAACCAACGGGCACAGTATCCGCGAAAAAGTAATCTCAGAATACGACGTGCACCCGGATGATATCGAAAACTTTATTCTCGACCAGAACTGGTAA
- a CDS encoding HYR domain-containing protein produces the protein MCHLFRKTGTLLILSIASSSAFSATTSAVSTTLAGTPATNVSNSPRSNFDGRYIVFESVANDIVGSLSSFQQIIRKDLNTGTSTLVSSTNAGSIATGYNYQADISNSGQRVVFTSYAKNLTSDNVGSYTSVFLKDLNTNQTIWISRPAGGASPEGYSDQPAISGDGNWVAFVSASGNMTSDSAYSGANVYLHQISTQKTFLVSKGISGPANGESLTPAISADGRYVAFSSRANNLVTTPDTNDQYDIFLYDHVTGKTELVSINNYGQLGDKKSSSPSISADGRFVAFHSLAENLDVSYNSSGFHIFLRDRNQNKTQLITQKNGTIADSLSLNARISDNGRFISFISRASNLTTDANSGYDLLVYDRITKNFEILTRNSAGTQIDSTVSFSTDISGNGQIGVFASGAPNLGANNIVNVFARLRDPIPNIAPVAIAGNDYATACTGEMTNLTFNGSASYDLDGYIVDHRWSIDGLNYQGASVNTDLSVGQYSVELLVTDDGNATATDQIQIDIFDNTAPFISAQDIVLEANSSAGALYTYSASSSDNCGGSTVSISPNLNIFPLGTTELTISATDSASNTSTAVKTVTVLDRIAPVFGQLNELVFEAKGTLTSVSIPTPVVDDFFLDYVESDAVGSYALGDHAITWRAQDTSNNQSTATQTLRIVDTTAPTLELGSDLVLEATSRDGTAHIITPVSVADSCQCGQLTLSYAPALSTYPLGTTSVIATVSDQSGNTATDSIKITVVDRVPPTFVATPMDVVTEATAKESVVDLGTAHATDIFETTVSNDAPIAFPLGKTLVTWTAKDSNGNIATHVQTVTVVDTKPPQLVIPANIVVEATGILTTVELGSANAVDVFSTTISNNAPVSFPIGETLVTWQAVDANGNSISLVQKVTVVDTTAPQFDIIQHDDVLWPPRHRLVHVADVTNLNDLVDATPHMEINITSEDTHRHRHKFEIEDWKIVESNGKWEVWVRAEKLRHGHEKRIYTIEATATDKFGNQSSKSADIVVEHDKKHEGKKKNKKKHHENEHSKRDHR, from the coding sequence ATCTGTTGCGAATGACATAGTGGGATCATTAAGCAGTTTCCAGCAAATTATTCGTAAAGATTTGAACACAGGCACAAGTACGCTAGTCAGTTCTACAAACGCTGGAAGCATTGCAACCGGATACAATTATCAAGCCGATATTTCAAATTCAGGACAGCGCGTCGTTTTTACATCTTATGCAAAAAATCTTACTTCCGACAACGTAGGTAGCTATACCAGTGTTTTCTTGAAAGACCTGAATACCAATCAAACTATCTGGATAAGTCGACCTGCTGGTGGCGCAAGTCCTGAAGGCTATAGTGATCAACCTGCGATATCGGGAGATGGTAATTGGGTAGCTTTTGTATCTGCCTCTGGAAATATGACTAGTGATTCGGCATATAGTGGCGCAAACGTCTATCTGCATCAGATAAGCACTCAAAAAACTTTTCTAGTCTCAAAGGGAATTAGCGGGCCTGCAAATGGTGAATCGTTAACCCCAGCCATAAGCGCCGATGGCCGATACGTCGCTTTTTCATCCAGAGCAAACAATCTCGTCACAACACCCGACACGAACGATCAATACGATATATTTCTGTATGACCATGTAACAGGTAAAACAGAACTCGTTTCAATAAACAATTATGGACAACTGGGTGACAAAAAGAGTTCATCACCTAGTATAAGTGCAGACGGTCGTTTTGTGGCATTTCACTCATTAGCAGAAAACCTTGACGTAAGTTATAACAGCTCAGGATTCCATATTTTTCTACGCGATAGAAATCAGAACAAAACCCAGCTAATAACCCAAAAAAATGGCACTATAGCCGACAGTTTAAGTTTGAACGCAAGAATTAGTGATAATGGCCGATTCATCAGCTTTATCAGTCGTGCCAGCAATTTAACGACTGACGCCAACTCTGGCTATGATCTATTGGTCTACGACAGGATTACCAAGAACTTCGAAATTCTCACTCGTAATAGTGCTGGTACACAAATCGATAGTACGGTGTCATTTTCCACTGATATTAGCGGTAATGGTCAGATCGGGGTTTTTGCCTCTGGTGCTCCGAATCTAGGCGCAAACAACATTGTCAATGTTTTTGCCCGACTTCGAGACCCAATTCCAAATATTGCACCAGTTGCCATTGCTGGAAATGACTACGCTACCGCTTGTACCGGGGAAATGACCAACCTTACGTTCAACGGATCAGCGTCTTATGATCTGGACGGCTATATTGTCGATCATCGCTGGTCTATAGATGGGCTTAATTATCAGGGTGCATCTGTTAACACTGATTTATCGGTAGGGCAATATAGTGTTGAACTATTAGTGACTGATGATGGAAACGCTACGGCGACAGATCAGATTCAAATAGACATATTTGATAACACGGCACCTTTCATTAGTGCGCAAGATATTGTGCTCGAAGCAAACAGTTCCGCGGGTGCGTTGTATACCTATTCGGCAAGTTCGTCAGACAACTGTGGAGGCTCTACCGTAAGTATCTCTCCAAATCTCAATATTTTCCCACTGGGAACAACCGAATTAACAATCTCAGCAACTGACAGCGCAAGTAATACCAGCACAGCGGTCAAAACCGTGACTGTGCTCGATCGAATTGCTCCAGTTTTTGGTCAACTCAATGAATTAGTATTCGAGGCAAAAGGTACACTTACCAGCGTATCAATACCTACGCCAGTAGTTGATGATTTCTTTCTCGATTATGTTGAAAGTGATGCGGTAGGCAGCTATGCCCTTGGAGACCACGCTATCACTTGGAGGGCACAGGATACTAGTAACAACCAGAGTACTGCTACGCAAACTTTACGTATTGTAGACACAACAGCACCAACGTTGGAACTTGGCTCGGATCTCGTGCTTGAAGCAACGTCTAGAGACGGAACAGCACATATAATTACACCCGTGTCAGTCGCCGATAGTTGCCAATGTGGCCAATTGACACTGAGTTACGCGCCAGCTCTATCTACATATCCGCTTGGTACAACATCAGTAATCGCAACGGTAAGCGACCAAAGTGGGAACACTGCCACGGACAGTATTAAGATAACCGTAGTGGACCGCGTACCGCCCACTTTTGTGGCAACACCGATGGATGTCGTGACTGAAGCCACAGCCAAGGAATCCGTTGTGGACCTTGGTACAGCGCACGCCACGGATATATTTGAAACGACGGTCAGCAATGACGCGCCTATAGCATTTCCGCTGGGTAAAACTCTCGTTACCTGGACAGCTAAAGACAGTAATGGAAATATCGCGACTCATGTGCAAACTGTTACGGTTGTGGACACTAAGCCACCTCAACTTGTCATTCCAGCAAATATCGTCGTTGAAGCTACCGGTATACTGACTACTGTCGAATTGGGCAGTGCTAATGCCGTCGACGTATTTAGTACCACGATATCGAACAATGCACCGGTTTCTTTTCCTATAGGCGAAACGCTGGTGACCTGGCAGGCAGTTGATGCAAATGGAAATAGCATCTCACTCGTACAAAAGGTTACTGTCGTCGACACGACGGCACCACAATTTGACATTATCCAGCACGATGATGTGTTATGGCCTCCTCGACATCGCCTAGTGCACGTTGCCGACGTTACCAATCTCAACGACCTTGTTGATGCTACCCCACACATGGAAATCAATATTACTAGTGAAGATACCCATCGTCATCGACACAAATTCGAAATCGAAGATTGGAAAATTGTTGAATCTAATGGCAAATGGGAAGTTTGGGTACGCGCCGAAAAGCTACGCCATGGCCATGAAAAACGTATTTACACTATCGAAGCCACGGCTACAGACAAATTCGGCAATCAATCCTCTAAGTCAGCTGATATTGTAGTTGAGCATGACAAAAAGCATGAAGGAAAAAAGAAGAATAAGAAAAAACATCATGAAAACGAGCACTCGAAACGAGACCACAGATAA